GCCGCACCGTCACCGACATCGGCAGCGCTGGCCCGGCTGGCCGCCACGGAGGCGTTCACCAAGGTCGCGGGCGAAGCGATCCAGCTGCACGGCGGAATCGCGATCACCTGGGAACACGACATCCAGCTGTACTTCAAGCGCGCACACGGCAGCGCCCAGCTGCTCGGTTCGGTGTCGGACCAACTGCGCCAGCTCGAATCACAGGTGTTCTAGCCTGACTTCGGTGAAGCTCACCGCGGTCAACCTGCCCCATCCGATCGGCTACGTCCTCGGCGGGGGCGGCAGCCTGGGTGCGGTCCAGGTCGGCATGCTGCAGGCACTGAGCGAGCGAGACCTGGGTCCCGACCTGGTAGCCGGCACCTCCGTCGGATCGATCAACGGGGCGGTGCTGGCGTCCGACCCGGTCGGGGCCGCCAACCGGTTGTCCCACGCGTGGGCGCGGATGACCCGGGAGGAAGTGTTTCCCGGCGGCCTGATCGCCCAGGCGTTGCTGTTGCAACGGGTCAAGACCCACCTGTTCCCCAACACCGGGCTGGCAGCCGTCATCGCCGACTTTCTCGGCCCTACCACGGATTTCGCCGATCTCGTCCTGCCGTTCGCGGCCGTCGCCGTCGATGTCGCGACCGCGCAGCCCCATGTGCTTCGGCAGGGCCCGCTGCTGCCCGCGCTGCTGGCCAGCTCCGCCATACCCGGCATCTATCCGCCCGTCGACCACGACGGGCTGCGGCTGTACGACGGCGGCGTGGTGGCCAACGTCCCGATGCGCCAGGCCGTCGCGATGGGCGCGCGCTCGCTCGTGGTGCTGGACTGCTTCTTCCCCGGTCAGCTCCCGCGCTCCACCGACACCATCGCCGACATCCTGCTGTACACCGCACTGGTGACCATGCATTCGCAGTCGGTATCCGAGGCGACGCTGGTGGCCGAGAACATCCCGGTGGTGTACCTGCCCGGACCCGCGCCGCGGCTGGTCTCGCCGCTGGACTTCACCCACACGGCCGAGCTGATCGAGGACGCGTACCTCGCGGCGCGACAGTTCCTCGACGAACTCCACGTCGACGGACCCGGGCTGTACCGTCAGCGCCCGCCGGAGAAAGGTGCTCTAGCGTGAGTCCGGTGAACGATCGCGTGGCGTTGCGGGCCGGTATTCCGCCGTTCTACGTCATGGACGTGTGGCTGGCCGCCGCGGAGCGGCAGCGCACCCACGGTGATCTGGTGAACCTGTCGGCGGGCCAACCCAGCGTCGGCGCTCCCAAGCCGGTGCGAGCTGCCGCGGCAGCCGCTCTGGAGGCCGATCAGCTGGGCTACACCGTTGCCCTGGGCATCCCGGAGCTACGGCAGGCGATCGCCGGGTCCTATGCCGACCGCTACGGCCTGGACGTCATCGCCGACGACGTGGTGGTGACCACCGGATCCTCCGGCGGCTTCCTACTGGCATTCCTGGCGTGTTTCGACGCCGGCGACCGGGTCGCCATCGCCAGCCCGGGATATCCCTGCTACCGCAACATTCTGTCCGCGCTGGGCTGTGAGGTGGTGGAGATCCCGTGTGGGCCCCAGACGCGCTTCCAGCCGACGGTGCAGATGTTGGCCGAGCTGGATCCGCCGGTGCAGGGTGTGATCGTGGCCAGCCCGGCCAACCCCACCGGGACAGTGATCGCGCCCGAGGAGCTCGCGGCGATCGCCACCTGGTGCGACCAGACCGGGGCCCGGCTGATCAGCGATGAGGTGTACCACGGGCTGATCTACCCCGGCGCTCCGGAGACGTCATGTGCGTGGCAGACCTCGCGCAATGCAGTTGTGGCGAACAGCTTTTCGAAGTACTTCGCGATGACGGGCTGGCGGCTGGGCTGGCTGCTGGTGCCGCAGGCGCTGCGTCGCGCGGTGGATTGCCTCACCGGGAACTTCACGATCTGCCCGCCGGTGCTCCCGCAGTATGCGGCGGTGGCCGCGTTCACGCCGGAGGCCATCACCGAAGCGGAAGGCCATCTGCACCACTACGGCGCCAACCGGGAGAAGCTGCTGACGGGCCTGCGCGACATCGGCCTGAACCGGCTGGCGCCCACCGACGGGGCGTTCTACGTGTACGCCGACGTCTCGGACTACACCTCGGACTCGTTGCGGTTCTGCGAAAAGCTCTTGGCTGATACCGGATTGGCGATCGCGCCGGGCGTCGATTTCGACACTGTCCGTGGCGGGTCCTACGTACGGTTGTCGTTCGCCGGGCCGTCAAGTGACATCGACGAGGCACTGCGCCGGTTGGGACCGTGGCTGAGCAGCCAGTAGCTCAACGGGCGCTCCAACCGCCGTCCATCGTGTAGGACGCGCCGGTCACCATCGCCGCGGCAGGCGATGCCAGCCAGCCGACCAGGTCTGCAACCTCGTCGGGTTCCACCAGCCGCTTGATCGCACTCTCGCTGAGCAGGATCGTCTCGAGCACTTCCTGCTCGTCGATGCCGTGGGTGCGGGCCTGGTCGGCAATCTGCTTGGTGACCAACGGCGTTCGCACATAGCCCGGGTTGACGCAGTTGCTGGTCACGCCGTGCGGGCCGCCCTCCAGTGCGGTCACCTTGGACAAGCCCTCCAGCGCGTGTTTGGCCGTCACGTAGGCGACCTTGAACTCCGAGGCGCGCAGCCCGTGGATGGAGGAGATGTTGATGATCCGGCCGAACCCGCGCTCGTACATCACCGGCAACACGGCACGCACGAGCAGGAACGGCGCCTCCACCATCAGCGCGAGCAGCGTCCTGAACTTCTCCGGCGGATAGTCCACGATCGCATCGATGACCTGCATTCCGGCGTTGTTGACCAGGATGTCGAAGTCCAGGTGCAGCTCTTCCAACGCGGTGACGTCGAGAAGGTCTACCTCCCAGGCTTTTCCGCCGATCTCACCGGCCAGCGCAGCGGCCCCGGCACCGTCGATGTCGGCGACGGTGACTTTCGCCCCGCGGGCGGCCAGCTCGCGGGCGCAGGCCGCACCGATGCCACTGGCTGCCCCGGTGACCAGAGCAGAACGCCCGTCGAGCGCCGTCATGTCAGCGCCGTCGCGGACGCCGGCCTGCCATCGCGCTGGGCGTCGGCGTTGTCGATATCGGCCAGGTCGATACCCTTGGTCTCTCGGGTGAACGCCAGCGCGACAAGGGTTATCACCGCGGCGCCGGCCAGATAGATCGCGATCGGCACCGCCGACTTGTAGGTCTCCAACAGCTTCACCGCGATGATCGGCGCCAGCGACCCCGCGAAGATGGCGGTGACCTGATACCCCAGGGAGACACCGGAATACCGCATCCGGGTCGGGAACATCTCGGCCATCAGCGCCGGTTGCGGCGCGTACATCAGCGCGTGGATGACCAGACCGAGAATGATCGAACTCATGATCAGCAGGTAGTGGCCGCTGTTCATCATCGGGAAGGCGAAGAAGCCCCACGCGCCGGCGCCGAGCGCACCGAGCAGATACACCGGTCGGCGTCCGAAGCGGTCCGACAGCCGGCCGGCGTACGGGATCACCACGAAATGCACGGCGTGCGCGGCCAATAGCCACCACAGGATGTCGCTGGTGTCGGCGTGCACCTGCACCTTGAGGTAGGTGATCGAGAAGGTGACCACCAGGTAGTACATGATGTTCTCCGCGACGCGGAGCCCCATGGCGGTGAAAACCCCACGCGGATAACGCTTGAGAACCTCGACGACGCCGTAGGAGCTTGCCTTGATCTGCTCGGCCTCCTGCTGGGCCGCCACGAAGATCGGGGCGTCGGTGACCTTGGTCCGGATGTAGTAGCCGATCAGCACCACCACCGCCGACAGCCAGAACCCGACCCGCCAGCCCCAGGACAGGAACGCGGTTTCGGACAGCGTGGTGGTCAACGTCAGCAGCACCACCGTGGCGAGGATATTGCCCACCGGGACACCGGCTTGCGGCCAGCTGGCCCAGAATCCGCGCTCCCGGCTGGGACTGTGTTCGGCAACCAACAGCACCGCGCCGCCCCACTCACCGCCCACGGCGAATCCCTGAAGGAAGCGCAGCACCACCAGAAGCGCCGGTGCCCAGTAACCGATCTGCCCGAAGGTCGGCAGGCATCCCATCAGAAATGTCGACGCACCGACGAGCACCAGGCTGAACTGCAGGAGTTTCTTGCGCCCGTACTTGTCACCGAAGTGACCGAACACGATTCCACCGAGCGGTCGCGCGGCGAAGCCGACGGCATAGGTGATGAAGGCCGCAAGGATCGCGTCGAGGTCGCTGGTTCCCTTGGCGAAAAAGATCTTGTTGAAGACCAGGGTGGCCGCGGTGCCGTAGAGGAAGAACTCGTACCACTCGACGACGGTGCCCGCCATCGAGGCGGCGACCACCTTGCGAAGGCCGCTCGTCACAGTGGTCACGCTCATCTGTCCCTCCTCGGTCACCCCATGCCCATATGTGACGGCAGCCACACGTTGATGAGTATTCGCGCACGCCATATGCCGCGCAATGCCGAAATACGCAGGATCCGTCTGCAATTATGCAGATATGTCCGGTTCCTCCGCGCCGAGGCCGAGCGCCGACGATCTGCTGGTGTTGCTGGCTGTCGGGCGCTCCGGTCGGTTCGTGACGGCCGCCGAAGAACTGGGCCTCAACCACACCACGATCTCGCGGCGGATAGCCGCCCTGGAACAGACCCTGGGCGGACGGGTACTGGGGCGCGGCGCCGGTGGGTGGGAGTTGACCGACCTGGGCCGTGACGCCCTGGTTGCCGCCGAGAGCATCGAGTCGGCGGTACGCGCACTGGCCACGGGCGCCGACGGACACCGCTCTCTGGAAGGGGTGGTTCGGCTCTCGGCGACCGACGGGTTCAGTGCCTACATCGCTGCCCCGGCCGCCGCCCAGATGCAACGCCGGCACCCCCGCGTCACCGTCGAGATCGTCACCGCGACACGGCGCGCGTCACAACAGCGATCCGGCCTCGACATCGAGGTGGTGGTCGGCGAGCCGCGGGTACGCCGCGCCGTCGCCACGCGACTCGGCGACTACCGGCTCGGGCTTTATGGATCACACGGCTATCTGTCCCAGCACGGCTCCCCCGCCACCGTCGCCGAACTGGCGCGCCACCGGCTGGTGTACTTCATCGATTCCATGCTGCAGGTCGACGATCTGGATCTGGCGTCGAGTTTCGTTCCGGCGATGCAGGAATCGGTGACGTCGACCAACGTCTTCGTCCACGTCGAGGCGACCCGGGCGGCCGCCGGCCTGGGACTGCTGCCCTGCTTCATGGCCGACCGCCATGACGACCTGGTTCGGGTGTTGCCCGATGAGGTGGCCGTCGACCTGAGCTACTGGCTGGTGGCGCGGGAGGAGACCCTGCGCCGGCCGGAGGTTGGGGCGCTGGTCGAGGCGATCACGGTTCGCGTGCGCGAGATGGCCGGCGCGCTGGCCGGAACCGGCGCGCGCTGAGTGAAAGTGTTGCGTGACAACACCGGAGCTGGTGGGCTCATCGCATGCCCTTCATCGACCACGACCGCGGCCGCGCCTACTACCGGCACTGGGCCGCCGACCAGCCGCACGCGGCGGTCATCTTCCTGCACGGTTTCGGCGAGCACACCGGCGTCTATCACCGCCTGGGCTTCGCCCTCAACGCCGCCGGCATCGACTTGTGGGCCGTCGACCAGTTCGGCCACGGGCTCTCACCGGGCGAACGCGGCGATTTCGGGTCGATCGAGGACAGCTCGGCGCTGGCCGATTCGCTGACCGAACTGGCCCGTCAGCAGACGCCCGGAATCCCGCTGATCGCACAAGGGCATTCATTCGGCTCGGTGGTCACGCTGTTCCGGCTTCTGAAAGATCCGAAACAGTATGCGGCAGCAGTTATTTCAGGTTCTCCCCTGGTGCCGGTCCCCGAACTGCTCGGCGGTGACGCGGTCGAACTCGACCCGGGCTGGCTGTCGGGCGACCCGTTCTACCTGGACTCGCTGGAGAACGACCCGTTGGCATTCGTCGACGCCGACGGCGGCACCCTGGCGCGTGAACTTGACCGGGCCTGGGACCATTTCGGCGCGGAGCTGCCGAAGCTGGCTGTCCCGACGCTGGCCATCCACGGCGAACTCGATCCGATCGCTCCGGTGAGCGCGCTGCGCGCCTACGCCGAGCAGATCGAGCCCTTGAGGCTGCACGAGTTCCCGGGTGCACATCACGACATCCTGAACGAGACGGTGCACCGCGAGGTGGCCGCGGCGATCGTCGGCTTCATCGACGAACAGCGCTAGAGCCAGGTGTCGGTCGTCGTGGTGGTGAGGAACGCGTCGAGGTCGTCGCGCCACTGGGCCGGGCTGTTCTTGTCCGGCTCGATACCGGTGTACTCGCCGCGATAGAACAGCAGCGGGCGCGGCTTCTTCTTCGGCACTTCGGACAGCGAGTGCACGGCACCGAACACCACGAAGTGGTCGCCGCCGTCGTGCACCGAATGCACGGTGCAGTCGATGTGGGCGAGCGTGCCTTCGATCACCGGTGAGCCGAGCTTGCTTGGGCTCCAGTCGATCCCGCCGAACTTGTCCGGTTCCCTGGACCCGAACCGGGCGGACACGTCCTTCTGGTTCTCATGCAGGATGTTGACGCAGAACTTTCCGCTGGCCTCGATGGCCGCCCAGGACCGGGACAGTTTGGTCGGGCAGAACAGCACCAGCGGCGGCTCGAGCGACAGCGCCGCGAACGACTGGCAGGCGAAGCCGACCGGCGTGTCCTCGTGCACTGTGGTGATGATCGTGATGCCGGTACAGAACTGCCCGAGCACATGCCGGAATGTGCGAGGGTCGATCTCCGGGGATGCCATCGGCTACTTGAACCCGACGGAGAAGTCGTGGCCCCACAGGCTGACGGCTGTGCTCTCCCGGGCGATCCAGTCGTGATCGTCGACTTCGAGCCCCTCACAACCGAATTCGACGTCGAAGCCACCGGGGGTCTTCATGTAGAAGGAGAGCATCTTGTCGTTGGTGTGCCTGCCGAGTGTGGCCGACATCTTCACCTTGCGGCGCAACGCACGGTCCAGGCACAGGCCGACGTCATCGGAGTTCTCCACCTCGACCATCAGGTGCACGATGCCGGTCGGGTTGGGCATCGGCATGAACGCCAGCGCGTGGTGGCGCGGGTTGCAGCCGTAGAACCGCAACCAGATCGGGTCCCCGTCAGCGGGGCGGCCCGCGATCTCCGGCGGCAGGCTCATCGAATCCCGCAGCTTGAAGCCGAGCACATCCTGATAGAACGCCTGCGCGGCGACGTCGTCGTCACAGGTCAGCACCACATGGCCGAGACCCTGTTCGGCGGTCACGAACTTGTGGCCGTACGGGCTGACGAAGCGACGACCGAGGTACTGCGCACCGTGGAACGCCTCGAGGGTGTTGCCCGCGGGATCGGAGAATCGGATCAGCCCCTCGACACGTCGCTCGGACTTCTCCTCGCGGGTGCCTTCGACGAAATCGACGCCCGCCTTGGCCAGGGTCTCGCGCAGACTCTGCAGTGCGGGCGCATCGGCGACCTCCCAACCGGAGACCAGCAGCCGGTCCCGGTCGCCGGGCACGATCACCAGCCGGGCGGCGAACTCGTCCATGCGGAGGTAGAGCGCGTCGGGGATGGCCCCGTCACCTTCCACCATGCCGAGCACTTTGGTTCCGAAGTCCCGCCAGGCCGCCACGTCGGTGGCCTCGATCCGCATATAGCCGAGGGCTTTCAGCGTCATACCCCACCTCCGAGATGGTCGATCGTCAGGTTGTGTGAACCGGTTACACCATTGTGTCGCCGAGCGGCAGCCCGAATGCCTGGTTGCCGAACATCACGTAGGCGCGCTCTGCGTCGTTGGCGGCGTGCACCCGCCCGGCGTGGGCGTCACGCCAGAACCGTTGCAGCGCAGTGTCAGTGCCCAACGCGGTGGCGCCGGCACTCTCGAACAGCCGGTCGACCGATGCGATCGCACGCTGGGTGGCGCGCACCTGGTCACGACGAGCCTTGGCCCGCAACTCAAGCGGGATGTCCTGACCGTCGAGCAGCAGCTTGTACTCGGCGGCGAGGTTGCCCGACAGCTGGGTCCACGCTGCGTCGATATCACTGGACGCCTCGGCGATGCGGACCTTGGCGAACGGGTCGTCCTTGGCCTTCTCGCCGGCGTAGGCCGCGCGCACCCGCTTGCCCTGGTGCTCGACGTGCGCGTCGTAGGCGCCATAGGCCATTCCCACGATCGGGGTGGAAATGGTCGTGGGATGCATGGTGCCCCACGGCATTTTGTACACCGGTGCGGTATTGGTCTGCAGTCCCGGCGACGACAGATCGCCCATCGCCTTGAACGAGGTGAACCGGTGGCGCGGAACGAAGACGTCCTTCATCACCAGGGTGTTGCTACCGGTTCCCTTGAGGCCCACCACATGCCAGTCGTCCTCGATGCGGTAGTCGCTGATCGGGACCAGGAAGCTGCCGAAGTCGACCGGCCTGCCGTCCTTGATCACGGGACCACCGACGAACGTCCAGGTGGCGTGATCGCACCCCGACGACCAGTGCCAGGCGCCGTTGACGATGTACCCGTCGCCGGCCTCTGTCACCACGCCGGCACCCATAGGGGCGTACGACGACGAGATCCGGACCGTGGGATCGGCACTCCAGACGTCTTCCTGGGCCTGCTGATCGAAGTGCGCCAGATGCCAGTTGTGTACGCCGAGGATTCCGGCCACCCAGCCGGTGGACCCGCAGGCGCTGGCCAGCCGTCGCACCGCCTCGTAGAACATCGTCGGGTCGCTCTGCAGACCGCCCCACTGCTCGGGCTGCAGCAGCTTGAAGAATCCGACCTCGTCCAGCTCGGCAATCGTGGCCTCGGGAATCCGACGCAGGTCCTCGGTCTCCTGTGCACGATCGCGAAGCTTGGGCAACAGTTCATCGATGCCGGTGAGAACTGCGTTCGCGTCACGCTGTTGAATGGACGTCACTGCATGCCTCCCAGAGTGTGGTTCTGGACCCAAGACTAGAACACGTTACGATTTGTGTCGAGCAGGGCGAGCCTGCGGCTGGTAGCGATATGGAAAGCGATTTCTGTAACCTGTTCTAGTTAGGCGGAGGGAAGGCTGAACACCGTGACGCAGGTTCCACCCAACGAGCCGCTGGGCAGCCACGTGCTCGAGTTGGAAGTGACCGATGTGGTCGACGAAACCGACGACTCGCGATCGCTGGTGTTCGGCGTGCCCGCCGGTGCCGACATCCCGGCAGATCGGCTGCGCTACGCGCCCGGCCAGTTCCTGACCCTGCGCATCCCCAGCGACCGGACGGGTTCGGTGGCGCGCTGCTACTCGCTGTGCAGCTCGCCGTTCACCGACGACGCCCTGACCGTCACCGTCAAGCGCACCGCCGACGGCTACGCGTCGAACTGGCTGTGCGACCACGCGCACCGGGGCATGAAGATCCACGTGCTCGCGCCATCGGGAACCTTCGTGCCCAAAACCCTGGACACCGATTTCCTGCTGATCGCGGCGGGCAGCGGGATCACCCCGATGCTGGCCATCTGCAAGTCGGCACTCTCGGAGGGCAGCGGCAAGGTGACGCTGATCTACGCCAACCGAGACGAGCGTTCCGTCATCTTCGCCGGCACCCTGCGTGACCTGGCCGCCAAGTACCCCGACCGGCTGACGGTCGTGCACTGGCTGGAGTCGGTGCAGGGACTGCCCAGCACCGCGGCGTTGAGCAACGTGATGGCGCCCTACACCGACCGCCAGGCGTTCATCTGCGGGCCGGGGCCGTTCATGCAGGCCGCCGAACAAGCGCTGGACTCGTTGCAGGTGCCGGCCAAGCAGGTGCACATCGAGGTGTTCCGCTCACTGGACACCGATCCCTTCGCCGCGGTGACGATCACTGACGACGGCGACGAACCGCCGGCGGAAGCCGTCGTCGAACTCGACGGGCAGACCCACACCGTGTCGTGGCCGCGCAGCGCCAAACTGCTCGACGTCCTTCTCGACAAGGGACTCGACGTACCGTTCTCCTGCCGTGAGGGGCACTGCGGGGCGTGCGCGGTGGTCAAGCGCAGCGGTGGCGTGGAGATGGACATCAACGACGTCCTGGAGCCCAGCGACATCGACGAGGGTCTCATCCTGGCCTGCCAGGCGCGGCCGACCTCCGATTCCGTCGAAGTCACTTACGACGAATAGCGCGGCCCGCTCGTCACGCGCGAGTGTGCGTCCTCATCCGCCGAGGGCGGCGTGTTGCGGATGAAACCGCACACTCGCGAGATGTGCGCTAGCGGGGCAGGCCCAGCAGCCGTTCCCCGGCCATGGTGAGCAGGATCTGCTCGGTGCCCCCGGCGATCGTCAGGCACCGGGTGTTGAGGAAGTCGTGCACGAATCCGTCGACGGTGAGGCCGCCCGAATCGGACAGCTCCTGGCGGAACTCGGCCAGCGCCTGACGGTGCCGAACCCCAATCAGCTTGCGTGCGCTGGCTTCTGCGCTGGTGTCCTGTCCGCCGACCGCCAGCTGCGCGATGCGCTGATCGAGCAGCGAGCCCGCCTGTGCCGACAGGATCAGCTTGGCCGTCTGGTCCTGCAGCGCGGTGTCCAGTTCACGCGCGGCGACCGAGCGCAGCATCTCCTCCACCGGATTGCCCAGCGCGGTGCCCTGCGCCATCGCGACCCGCTCGTTGGCCAGCGTGGTGCGGGCCAGCCGCCAGCCGTCGTTGACGGTGCCGACCACCATGTCGTCGGGCACGAAAACGTCGTCGAAGAAGACCTCGTTGAAGAGCTCGTCGCCGGTGATCTCCCGCAGCGGCCGCACCACGATGCCGGGCGAGCGCATGTCGATCAGGAAGTACGTGATGCCCTTGTGCTTCGGCGCGTCGGGGTCGGTGCGGGCCAGGCAGACACCCCAGTGCGCCTTCTGCGCCGCAGAGGTCCACACCTTCTGGCCGGTGAGCTTCCAACCACCCTCGGCGCGAACAGCTTTGGTGCGCAGGGCAGCCAGGTCCGACCCGGCGCCGGGCTCACTGAACAGCTGGCACCAGATGATCTCGCCGCGCAGAGTGGCCGGCACGAACCGCTCGATCTGCTCGGGCGTGCCGCCCTCCAGAATCGTCGGCACCGCCCACCAGCCGATCACCAGATCAGGGCGCTGCACATCGGCCTTGGCCATTTCGGAGTCGATGAGCAGCTGCTCGGCCGGCGACGCCTCCCGGCCGTACGGCTTGGGCCAGTGCGGGGCGAGCAGACCGGTGTCGGCCAGCGCGGGCTGACGCTGGTCCGCCGGGAGCTTGGCCACCTCGGCCACCGCAGCGGCGATCTCGGGCTGCAGGTGCGCGACGGAGTCCAGGTCGATGTGCAACTCGCGGCGCACCCCGTCCAGCGTCAGCGCGGCGACCCGGCGCAGCCACGCCGGCCGGCCACCGAGGATCTGGCCGATGCTGTAGGCGCGACGCAGGTAGAGGTGGGCGTCATGCTCCCAGGTGATGCCGATGCCGCCGAGCACCTGGATGCAGTCCTTGGCGTTGGCTGTAGCGGCTTCGATACCGATGGCGGCGGCGATGGCGGCGGCGATGGACAGCTGCTGGGCATCCTCGCCGGCAGCTGCGACGGCGGCGTCGGCCGCCGCGACCGCAGCCTGCTGGGAGCGCAACAGCATCTCGGCGCACATGTGCTTGATCGCTTGGAAGCTGCCGATCGGCTTGCCGAACTGCTCACGCACCTTGGCGTAGTCCACGGCGGTGTCCAGCGTCCAGCGGGCGATGCCCGCGGTCTCGGCCGCCAGCACGGTGGCGGCCAGGTCCTCGAACCGGCGCCGCGTGACAGCCAGCGTGGTGGCGGGCACCGAGTTCAGGGTCACCCGGCCCAGGGGCCGGGAGAAGTCGGTGGCCGCCAGCAGCTCCACCGAGACCCCGTCGGCGCTCGCGTCGACGACGACGACCTCGTCACCCACCGGGAGCAGCAGCACGCCCGAGGTGTCGGCGCCGAGCACATAGTCGGCGGTGCCGGACACCTGATCACCGTCTTTGCGCAGGTCGGCAGCCAGGGCCAGGCCCGCGGAGGTCTCACCGGAAGCGAGCGCGTCGAGCAGCTCGGGATCGGAGATCACCAGCGTGGCGACCGCGGTCGTCGCAACCGGTCCGGGGATCAGCGCCCGCGCCGCCTCCTCGACCATGGCGCACAAATCCTGGATGGAACCGCCGGCGCCGCCGGCGTCTTCGGCCACCGCGACTCCGAACAGCCCCAGCTCGGCGAGCGCTCGGTACACCGGGCGCCACGCGTCGGGTGTGCCATGGTCGACGTCGCGAACAGCGGCAAGTGCACCGGAGGAGGCCGCCCAGCTGCGGACCAACTCGCGGGCGGCAAACTGTTCGTCGGTGATGGTCGCAGACACCCGCGGCTCCTAAAGGTCACAAAGAACGGGCGCTGAAAAACTTCTCGGCCCACTAGAACGTGTTCTAATAGTGCCAGCGATCAACAGTCAAGTCGACCGGCATCGCAGCAGGACACGCGGCTGTCCTGGGGGAGACAGAAGTGCGCGACGCAGTGTAGCGATGCGTATCGTTTCTCCCAGAACAGCCTTGGAAGGAGCTAGCCGACCCATGTCATCGCCAGCGCAGAAATCGACGGCCGGCGGTGCGGGTTCGCAGCCACGTGAGGTGATACCGGTGTCTGTACTCGCCGAATCAGAGCTCGGATCCGAGGCTCAGCGCGAACGCCGCAAGCGCATCCTCGACGCAACGATGGCGATCGCCTCCAAGGGCGGATACGAGGCCGTGCAGATGCGCGCGGTGGCCGACCGCGCCGACGTGGCGGTCGGCACGCTGTACCGCTACTTCCCGTCGAAGGTGCACCTGCTGGTGTCGGCGCTGGCCCGCGAGTTCGAGCGCATCGACGCCAAGACCGACCGGACCGCGGTGGCCGGCGGCTCACCGTTCCAGCGGCTCAACTTCATGGTGAGCAAGCTGAACCGGGCCATGCAGCGCAACCCGCTTCTCACGGAGGCGATGACGCGGGCATACGTGTTCGCCGACGCCTCCGCCGCAGGTGAAGTTGATCACGTCGAGAAGATCATCGACAGCATGTTCGCGCGCGCCATGAGCGACGGCGAACCGACCGAAGACCAGTACCACATCGCCCGCGTGATCTCCGATGTGTGGCTGTCGAACCTGTTGGCCTGGCTGACCCGGCGAGCATCGGCCACCGACGTCAGCAAACGTCTCGATCTCGCGGTGCGGCTGCTGATCGGCGACGACGGCGAGTCCTAGGACCCCGTGCCCGAGGACCCTGTGCCCGATCTCCCCGAGGATCTGCATCGCGCGCTGAGCGAGGTCGCGCGAGTCCCACAGTTGTTGGTGGCGTCCGACTTTGACGGCACCGTCGCGCCGATCGTGTCCAACCCGGCCGACGCCCGTCCCCTGCCGGCCGCCGCCGACGCCCTTGCCGCGCTGGCGGCATTGCGATCCACCAGTGCGGCGCTGATCTCCGGACGTGCGCTTCGCGACCTGAAAATACTGTCCGGTGCGCCCGGCGATGTGCATCTGGTGGGCAGCCACGGCGCGGAGTTCGACGCCGACTTCCTCGACGCGATCGACGAGGCCGCCAGGGCGCGGCTGGCCGAACTCGAGCAGACGATGGCCGCCCTGGCGCAGCGCTATCCCGGCGCGACCATCGAAACC
This is a stretch of genomic DNA from Mycobacterium sp. ELW1. It encodes these proteins:
- a CDS encoding patatin-like phospholipase family protein, which gives rise to MKLTAVNLPHPIGYVLGGGGSLGAVQVGMLQALSERDLGPDLVAGTSVGSINGAVLASDPVGAANRLSHAWARMTREEVFPGGLIAQALLLQRVKTHLFPNTGLAAVIADFLGPTTDFADLVLPFAAVAVDVATAQPHVLRQGPLLPALLASSAIPGIYPPVDHDGLRLYDGGVVANVPMRQAVAMGARSLVVLDCFFPGQLPRSTDTIADILLYTALVTMHSQSVSEATLVAENIPVVYLPGPAPRLVSPLDFTHTAELIEDAYLAARQFLDELHVDGPGLYRQRPPEKGALA
- a CDS encoding pyridoxal phosphate-dependent aminotransferase codes for the protein MNDRVALRAGIPPFYVMDVWLAAAERQRTHGDLVNLSAGQPSVGAPKPVRAAAAAALEADQLGYTVALGIPELRQAIAGSYADRYGLDVIADDVVVTTGSSGGFLLAFLACFDAGDRVAIASPGYPCYRNILSALGCEVVEIPCGPQTRFQPTVQMLAELDPPVQGVIVASPANPTGTVIAPEELAAIATWCDQTGARLISDEVYHGLIYPGAPETSCAWQTSRNAVVANSFSKYFAMTGWRLGWLLVPQALRRAVDCLTGNFTICPPVLPQYAAVAAFTPEAITEAEGHLHHYGANREKLLTGLRDIGLNRLAPTDGAFYVYADVSDYTSDSLRFCEKLLADTGLAIAPGVDFDTVRGGSYVRLSFAGPSSDIDEALRRLGPWLSSQ
- a CDS encoding 3-hydroxybutyrate dehydrogenase, with translation MTALDGRSALVTGAASGIGAACARELAARGAKVTVADIDGAGAAALAGEIGGKAWEVDLLDVTALEELHLDFDILVNNAGMQVIDAIVDYPPEKFRTLLALMVEAPFLLVRAVLPVMYERGFGRIINISSIHGLRASEFKVAYVTAKHALEGLSKVTALEGGPHGVTSNCVNPGYVRTPLVTKQIADQARTHGIDEQEVLETILLSESAIKRLVEPDEVADLVGWLASPAAAMVTGASYTMDGGWSAR
- a CDS encoding MFS transporter, translating into MSVTTVTSGLRKVVAASMAGTVVEWYEFFLYGTAATLVFNKIFFAKGTSDLDAILAAFITYAVGFAARPLGGIVFGHFGDKYGRKKLLQFSLVLVGASTFLMGCLPTFGQIGYWAPALLVVLRFLQGFAVGGEWGGAVLLVAEHSPSRERGFWASWPQAGVPVGNILATVVLLTLTTTLSETAFLSWGWRVGFWLSAVVVLIGYYIRTKVTDAPIFVAAQQEAEQIKASSYGVVEVLKRYPRGVFTAMGLRVAENIMYYLVVTFSITYLKVQVHADTSDILWWLLAAHAVHFVVIPYAGRLSDRFGRRPVYLLGALGAGAWGFFAFPMMNSGHYLLIMSSIILGLVIHALMYAPQPALMAEMFPTRMRYSGVSLGYQVTAIFAGSLAPIIAVKLLETYKSAVPIAIYLAGAAVITLVALAFTRETKGIDLADIDNADAQRDGRPASATALT
- a CDS encoding LysR family transcriptional regulator, producing the protein MPKYAGSVCNYADMSGSSAPRPSADDLLVLLAVGRSGRFVTAAEELGLNHTTISRRIAALEQTLGGRVLGRGAGGWELTDLGRDALVAAESIESAVRALATGADGHRSLEGVVRLSATDGFSAYIAAPAAAQMQRRHPRVTVEIVTATRRASQQRSGLDIEVVVGEPRVRRAVATRLGDYRLGLYGSHGYLSQHGSPATVAELARHRLVYFIDSMLQVDDLDLASSFVPAMQESVTSTNVFVHVEATRAAAGLGLLPCFMADRHDDLVRVLPDEVAVDLSYWLVAREETLRRPEVGALVEAITVRVREMAGALAGTGAR
- a CDS encoding alpha/beta fold hydrolase yields the protein MPFIDHDRGRAYYRHWAADQPHAAVIFLHGFGEHTGVYHRLGFALNAAGIDLWAVDQFGHGLSPGERGDFGSIEDSSALADSLTELARQQTPGIPLIAQGHSFGSVVTLFRLLKDPKQYAAAVISGSPLVPVPELLGGDAVELDPGWLSGDPFYLDSLENDPLAFVDADGGTLARELDRAWDHFGAELPKLAVPTLAIHGELDPIAPVSALRAYAEQIEPLRLHEFPGAHHDILNETVHREVAAAIVGFIDEQR